Within Butyrivibrio fibrisolvens, the genomic segment AAGTCTCTTACGCCGGATACGTTCTTGTAGTGATCTACAACTACATCAGCAGCCTCATCTGTCACAACACACTCTTTGTCACTTAAACCAAGTCTTCTTAAGACCCTTGGAAGAGAATACTTTAGGAAAATAGTCTTCTTCTCATCATGTGTATAATCAGGAAGCTCGATAACAGCAAATCTGGTAAGAAGAGGGTCAGAGATCCTGCTCCTGTCATTGGCGGTAGCTACGGGATATACACCTGTAGTCGGGATCATGCATTCCATATAGTTGTCTGTATAGCCAAGGTTATCAAGAAGCGTAAGCAGTGCATCTGCAGGATTGCCTGATGTAGACTCGCTGTCAGCCTTGTCCAGCTCGTTTATTATAAATACAAGGTTGGACTGACCTGCTCTTGAGAAAGCCTCCATGATAGACCCTGGCTTAGCATTGGCATATATTCTGGAACTTCCTGTAAGCTGTTCAGGGTCATGAACTGCGCTCATATCAAGAGCTGCCCAGGGAAGCTTTAGTATTCTGGCTATCGCATATGCAATCTGGGATTTGCCGGTTCCGGCAGGTCCTATCAGAAGGATTCCATATGCAGGAAGCTTGTGAGTTCTGTTGATCTGGATTATGGTCTCTATGATCCGCTGCTTGACCTTCTCCATACCATAGAGCTCTTCATCGAGTATACGCCTTGCTTCTACAGGGTCTATGGATTCAAAATACGAATCTTTCCACTGAATATTCATCATAGTAGAAAGAGCCCTCTGGGCATGGCGCCTTTCTTCGGAACTGACTTCATCAGATGCAGCAACAGCAAGGTTACGCCTTGCCCAGCTTCTGATATTGGATGGGAAAGTTCCTCCTGCGCACTTAAGAAAGTCCGTAATAGACTGAAGGGATGTAAGCTTCATATTATCATCATCTACTTCATCATCTTCACTACTTCCTGCCTCAAAATCCTCTTCTGATATATGGCTTGATAGAAGCCTTGTGATCATATACTGAAGGAATCCATCCTGAGCAGAGAGCTGTGAGGATATCCCGGA encodes:
- a CDS encoding AAA family ATPase yields the protein MARRVFDFSSDEDDDKKVADKNPVTYKVFFQDVSLPTPREPIMVLSNPEGAFEHHISGHFMDPAKRTSFNSDDPNAKADILKIDARFVEFVKWLGANRISVRLSGKSVRGGFAIYKIREVESGISSQLSAQDGFLQYMITRLLSSHISEEDFEAGSSEDDEVDDDNMKLTSLQSITDFLKCAGGTFPSNIRSWARRNLAVAASDEVSSEERRHAQRALSTMMNIQWKDSYFESIDPVEARRILDEELYGMEKVKQRIIETIIQINRTHKLPAYGILLIGPAGTGKSQIAYAIARILKLPWAALDMSAVHDPEQLTGSSRIYANAKPGSIMEAFSRAGQSNLVFIINELDKADSESTSGNPADALLTLLDNLGYTDNYMECMIPTTGVYPVATANDRSRISDPLLTRFAVIELPDYTHDEKKTIFLKYSLPRVLRRLGLSDKECVVTDEAADVVVDHYKNVSGVRDLEQAAEHMAAHALYLIETSKVASVQYDREAAVKLMEA